A part of Biomphalaria glabrata chromosome 3, xgBioGlab47.1, whole genome shotgun sequence genomic DNA contains:
- the LOC106056858 gene encoding uncharacterized protein LOC106056858 — protein MFHSSHIHMPNRHRQRTALRTFFPSSSFSPPDSKEPLRRGILFSSVATVLLLVGAILTWLGFNDVFGGKISMTGPLLIALALLMLLLSFRQFMLARKRNRTTNVQMETMNSGNGIPAGTDQEDMNGTATIVVESWDTDEPNVDPVRNPDELAPPSYMDIAQSFNSNCPSFFSHDDHNEAPPTYEETCAGLNTYGSETSLTQLSSRHNELSPSPRRTGQQGFFQNDPSFVSGIIKQPRRSSNTLCPSTAVSLSQKHGENTIASQQNTKPLPSSTDIVSENSLFLPPSLPTVVSSPETSKVSEEGKDLISQWSRRSFSSIPSYTCLLSESGEVSAHVYNTSSIIEEMMPTEDSVPQGSSNLPTRSHSMSSVHVLRQGVPYGNLSPTQTQQSNQSCMCPHLPHQPDEHAPSAAMEILSPVSNLNSSSPKLNSPTYYPHLRKTSDSNILDLLGSQPGCTGQQRHFTEFHSTSSLGNYQTVDLQDSPLYLGYTNEQQGNSVKENQKKTESQQSIGHGNVLDVQETI, from the exons ATGTTTCATTCATCTCACATTCATATGCCAAATCGGCATCGCCAGAGGACTGCTCTCCGAACCTTCTTCCCATCCTCTTCATTTAGTCCGCCTGATTCAAAAGAACCATTGCGTAGAGGAATTCTGTTTTCCAGTGTTGCAACAGTTTTGTTGCTAGTAGGAGCAATTCTCACTTGGTTAG GTTTCAATGATGTGTTTGGTGGTAAAATTTCTATGACTGGACCATTGCTCATTGCATTAGCATTGCTCATGTTGCTGTTGTCCTTTCGTCAGTTTATGTTGGCACGCAAGAGAAACAGGACAACTAATGTTCAG ATGGAAACTATGAATTCAGGCAACGGCATACCAGCAGGTACAGATCAGGAAGATATGAATGGAACTGCTACTATAGTTGTTGAATCATGGGATACTGATGAACCTAATGTTGACCCAGTTAG GAATCCTGATGAGTTAGCTCCCCCTTCATACATGGATATAGCTCAGAGCTTCAATAGCAATTGTCCAAGTTTCTTTAGCCATGATGACCACAATGAAGCACCCCCAACCTACGAGGAAACATGTGCTGGGCTGAACACTTATGGCAGTGAGACTAGTTTGACTCAGTTAAGCTCAAGGCATAATGAGTTATCTCCTTCTCCTCGGAGGACTGGCCAGCAAGGATTTTTTCAGAATGATCCCTCATTTGTCAGTGGCATCATCAAACAGCCACGAAGATCATCTAACACGCTTTGCCCAAGCACAGCTGTTTCACTAAGTCAGAAACATGGTGAAAACACCATAGCTAGTCAGCAGAACACAAAACCTCTGCCCTCTTCTACAGACATTGTCTCTGAAAATTCCCTGTTTTTACCACCTAGTTTGCCCACAGTAGTTTCTAGTCCAGAGACCAGCAAAGTCTCAGAAGAAGGCAAAGACCTTATTTCCCAGTGGTCAAGAAGATCTTTTTCTTCTATCCCATCATACACTTGTCTTCTGAGTGAATCAGGGGAGGTCTCTGCTCATGTGTATAACACCTCATCCATCATTGAGGAGATGATGCCTACCGAGGACTCAGTTCCACAGGGATCTTCCAACCTACCAACTCGTTCTCATTCTATGTCTTCTGTGCATGTACTACGCCAGGGTGTGCCATATGGTAATCTCAGCCCTACCCAAACACAACAGTCGAACCAGTCTTGCATGTGTCCCCATCTCCCACATCAACCTGATGAACACGCTCCATCAGCTGCAATGGAGATCTTGTCCCCCGTCTCCAACTTGAACTCTTCTAGCCCCAAGCTCAACAGCCCTACATATTATCCACACCTGAGAAAAACAAGTGATTCAAATATATTAGATTTATTGGGGAGTCAGCCTGGCTGTACTGGCCAGCAAAGGCATTTCACAGAATTCCATTCCACCTCCTCCTTAGGGAATTATCAAACAGTTGATTTGCAAGATTCACCATTGTATTTAGGATATACTAATGAGCAGCAAGGAAATTCTGTGAAAGAAAACCAAAAGAAAACAGAATCTCAACAGTCCATTGGTCATGGCAATGTTTTAGATGTACAAGAAACAATATAA
- the LOC106056857 gene encoding uncharacterized protein LOC106056857, with protein sequence MVRVVSQNFSPPRSRHSSGDTDRDLAERTNLALSSLGRKKCDLPEYESSSDSFWDSELDGEHYDTVVSESGENSQDINGNAKSDVQSKRRERRRERNKLSAQAYRMRRRTQNVKEQQELMHLEAENKRLHKLVEALEKKKEDARQRLRGCSVAEPLGAVGGMLPPQPSTHKEIAHTGINTNNGPSFNARHDYTTYHPPLNPHPALTPSLPHPNQVPFKVPENAEPVLVNSNSPDRKIFCPSNQNSPSSARIFFNSNDFKGTLILPEFAKQIPAVCFPAVIAVPLEIEENTLNLNLNCKPVKVSFPKSNPTEPPCPMSDDLCSGTLKNEASNATWWRANGNPQYGSQGESIPEAVFSGKMEMCNANMNNSNFRSIANDPNGNCDKNLHMQQFGAKSPQSFNMNHIIEETEQTQVPMAQLKARHPKKQYYDQHMPVSVQ encoded by the exons ATGGTGAGAGTCGTCAGTCAAAATTTTAGCCCTCCCAGAAGTAGGCACTCGTCTGGAGATACGGATAGGGATCTTGCAGAAAGAACTAACTTGGCTCTGTCGTCTCTGGGTCGTAAAAAATGCGATTTGCCGGAATATGAATCTTCTAGCGACTCATTCTGGGATTCTGAATTGGATGGTGAACATTATGACACGGTCGTATCTGAAAGTGGAGAAAATAGTCAAGATATTAATGGCAATGCAAAGTCG GATGTTCAGAGCAAGAGAAGAGAGCGTCGAAGAGAACGCAATAAGTTGTCAGCACAAGCATATAGAATGAGAAGAAGAACTCAGAATGTTAAAGAACAGCaa gaATTGATGCATTTGGAGGCAGAGAACAAAAGACTTCATAAACTTGTTGAAGcgttggaaaagaaaaaagaagatgcaAGACAGCGCCTTAGAGGTTGTTCAGTTGCGGAGCCACTGGGAGCTGTGGGGGGAATGTTGCCTCCTCAGCCTTCAACCCATAAAGAAATAGCCCACACAGGCATCAACACAAATAATGGTCCAAGTTTTAATGCCCGCCATGATTATACCACTTATCACCCTCCCTTAAACCCTCATCCTGCCTTAACACCAAGCCTTCCTCATCCTAACCAGGTTCCATTTAAGGTACCTGAAAATGCTGAACCAGTCCTTGTAAATAGCAACTCACCAGATCGCAAAATATTCTGTCCATCTAACCAGAACAGTCCCTCTTCAGCTCGCATCTTTTTCAATTCTAATGATTTCAAGGGCACATTGATTCTGCCAGAATTTGCTAAGCAGATACCAGCAGTTTGTTTCCCTGCTGTCATTGCTGTTCCTTTGGAGATAGAAGAGAATACTTTGAACCTCAACTTAAACTGTAAGCCTGTCAAAGTCTCTTTCCCCAAATCTAATCCCACTGAACCTCCTTGTCCAATGTCTGATGATCTTTGTAGTGGCACGCTGAAAAATGAAGCTTCAAATGCCACTTGGTGGAGAGCCAATGGTAATCCACAATATGGCAGTCAGGGAGAGTCCATTCCAGAAGCAGTGTTCAGTGGTAAAATGGAAATGTGCAATGCAAACATGAACAATAGTAATTTTAGAAGTATTGCCAATGATCCTAATGGGAATTGTGATAAAAATTTACATATGCAACAGTTTGGTGCCAAATCTCCACAGTCTTTCAATATGAATCACATCATTGAAGAAACAGAGCAGACCCAAGTACCAATGGCTCAGCTCAAGGCTAGGCATCCTAAAAAACAGTACTATGACCAGCATATGCCAGTTTCTGTTCAGTAA